From bacterium:
GCACTTCAAGTACACTCTCAACCTCATCTTCAGTGAGCGGTGCTATCCCGAATTCAGCACGTATCACCTGCAAGATGGCTGCTGCTAAGTCTTGCTTTACGAGATTGACCATTATGAATTGCCCTCAACCGAAACTGCGTTTTGAGCCAATACTATAGTATCTTTCTTTCAAGTTCTCCAGCCATTGAAAGCAGGTTATCGAGGCAGTTCCCCAGACATATCAAGACAGGGATTAAGCAGCTGGCTTATTCATACGCTTAGGCGCTTTGCCTTGAATAGTTCTCACTGTTCGCTCACCGTCACCCCGAGGCTCATTTTCTAATGCAGAATCAATCCAGCCGAAAAACCCTTCTATCTCAAAAGGCTTCTCAAAGAAGTATTCCGCACCCTCTTTAAGCATCTCCGTAACTCCGGTCTTATCGGTAAATCCGGACATGAGTACGGTTCGCTGAGTTGAATTGATTTTTCGAATCTCTCGAAAACACTGATGTCCGCTCATCTCTGGCATTTTCATATCGAGACACACCACATTTACCCGCCTTGAATTTTGTCTGTACCATCTCAACGCATCGCTTGCCTTCGTAAAACCATATGCTGTATATCCGAATAATCGCGCACACTTTCCAAGCACATCGATGATGACTTCTTCATCATCAATAAACAGAAGGATATTTTCCTTCGGCTTTTCCATGCCTCACTCCTTGACTCATTCCAATCCTTTGCTTCTCTTCCTCCCCTCTCATTCTACAAGTGTGACAAACATGAGGAATGACTTTCATCAAGTCTATGAACGACTATTCAGATTTTGAGCGATGGGACTTCACCGTTTTCTCCCTATGACTCTCATCAGATGCTGACCCCAAAAAGTAGCGAAAAATGAGAGGCGCTCTATTTATCAAGAGCATACTTATGAATGCATGTAAGCCATTTATCAAAGAGCGAATCTCTTATGACTGAAACAACAGGGATCAAAAACAAAAAAAAGCATAATAATGTGCTGCTATATGATGATACGGGAATATTGGATCAGGAAATCAAACGAGACTTAGAAGCACTTGGATTTGCAATCGCTGGAATTGCAAAAAACGGCGAAGAGGCTCTCGAAATCTCTCAGCAACACCATCCTGATATCTTCATCATGGATCTTCATAATAAGCGTAAAATAGAACACATCATTCCAGCTATAGAGAGTGGGGTAAAAAAGCAAAAAACTAAAAGTCCGAATCTGCTACTTGATACATCGCACCCATCGCTACAACAGTCTCTCTGGGCTCATTCTTTTTTTCTCAATGGAATAGTTGAAAACTCACTACCACTACTCCAATCTTCTATCGAAACGATTCATTCACTCATAGACTCGGAGCATATCCCACAGATAGAGGCTGGTGCCCTACGCAGAGTCCATCATCATCTCGAGACTCTCACAGAGCTTATAAATAGAGCTTCTCTCACCACCGACTGGATTGGATCTTCGTTTTCTTGGATAAAAGTATCCGAGCTCGTGAAAGAAGCTGCTGAGAGTTCTGCGAATACGCTTACCGACCATCAAGCAATTGAGATTTCAATGCATGAAAACGTACCGAACATCTTGGGAGATCAAGAACTCCTCAAACATGCACTTATGGAAATCCTTGACAATGCTCTTCGTTATTCCTCGCATACCACTAATCCAGTAACTTTCTCTGTGGAGCCCATAAAGACAACCGTTCGCAATGGGAAGTCCTCCTCAAAAAAACACATGGTCTGCTTTCGCGTTATAGACTCAGGGCCAGGAATCTCGAAAGAAGAACTTCCAAGATTACTTGCCCCCTTTCACTCCACAGAGGAAAATAGAATAGGACTAGGACTTTCAATAGCACTAGGCGTCGTCCATCACCATGGCGGATGGATGGAGTTCTATAGCGCTAATAATGGCGGCGCAGATATTCGGATTTTACTGCCCTGCTGTATCTAAATAGCTATCAATCGGCCCCATGACAATAAATTAAAAGTAGAAGGTACCGCTCCTGAAATCTTCAGAGTATACTCATGGACTGTGACACAGGAAATTTCACCACATCTTCATGACGAACATTCTCACGAGGCAATTGCTGCCAGATTAGACAGCGATCTCATTCATGGAGATCTGGGTGATGTCGTGCTGGGTGCAGTGGATGGAACAGTCACTACATTCGCAATCGTTTCAGGAATTGCTGGAACAGGTCTAGAAAGTGGCGTGCTGGTTGCGTTTATTTTAGGACTTTCAAATGTTCTGGCAGATGGCTTTAGCATGGGAGCGAGTAACTACTTAAAAGCTCGCTCTGACCAACAACTGATTGATAACTACCGAAGAATAGAAGAACACCATATCGATCACGTACCAGAGTATGAGCGTGAAGAAGTACGACAGATCTACTCTCGAAAAGGATTCTCAGGACAACTCTTAGAAGACATCGTTGCAACAATAACAAGTGACCGAGATCGGTGGGTGAATACTATGCTCACGGATGAATGGGGGCTACAACTCTCTCAGATTTCTCCACTGCGCTCAGGACTTCTCACCTTTGCTGCCTTTCTATTTGCAGGATTAATCCCGCTGGCACCGCTCCTGCTCGGGCTATACCCGAATTGGACGAATCACGATATCTTCCTGTTGAGCGCGGTGTTGACCTCTGGAGTGTTTCTCGTCACAGGAGCGCTTCGCGGCGTCGTGCTCCGAGTTTCCGTGTTAAGAAGTGCTTTCGAAACCCTGCTTGTGGGTGGTATTGCTGCCGCAATCGCCTACTTACTGGGAGTTCTTCTCAGTGGAATCCTTCTTTAGAAATATCACGTCATCAGTCAGGTTTCAGCTCCCTCATGGCACTTAATGCTCCAGCCAATCCAGTAATAGCTCGGGAAACTTCGTGATATTTGGGCAAGACTTTAAAAGCTTGGAAAGTGCTTCCTCGTCTGAGCTACAACCTGCCAATTGTTCCTGAGCTAATTTTCCATCGAAAGGCACGAAAGAAAAACGAGCAGTAAGCTCCTCTGCCGCTCGTCCAAATACAACTCCTGGAAGAGCGGCTATACCTGTCTCCATCAATAAGCGCTCCATCAGATCCTTGCTCCCGTGAATCCCTTTCTTTGACAGCCGCTCTCGATAATTCTCAAAGGATGGGAAAATATAGAAAGCTCCTTGTGGCTCGAAGAATCTGATTTCTGATGATGCAAACTGATCACAGATATACCGAGAAAGGAGACGCAAAATTCTTCTTGAAGAAGCTAAGTAGTCTGTCATTTCATCCCCTCTTTCAAATGCTTTTATCGCAGCCCACTGAATCGGGGCACTCGTAGAGGTATAGGTCTCGCTCGCTACTACGCACATAGCTTTTCGCAGCCAAAGCAGCCCTTCTGGAAAATTAAACGCTCCCAGACGCCATCCCCCAGCTCCACACCACTTACTGAGGCCTGAACTGACTATGGTTCCCCCTGGATAATATCGCGCAAGGGTATCATGATTACCCAGAAAATTGGTCTCTCCATAAATCTCATCAGCCAGCACAATGATCTCATACTTTTCAACCACCTCAGCTAGTGCTCGGAGCTCCTCCGAAGAGTACGTCTGACCCGTAGGATTAGAAGGATAATTCAAGATTAAAAGCCGAGGCATTCCAGGCTCAGCTCGACAACACTGCTCAAGCTCGGAAGCTTGCAATAGGAAACGATTCTCCTCTTTTGTCTCTAGGAAAGATACATGACGTCCAACAATTTGTGCCTGAGGCGCATACGATACCCAAGCAGGCGTTGGAATAAGAATATCGCCACTATAGACAAGCTGCAGAATAAAAATCAGCTCCTTTGATCCTGGAGCAATCATAATGCTCTCAGCCGAGCTCTCGATCTGCCATTGTTGATGAAAGTACTGAGCTACTCCTTTTCGAAGTTCATATAAACCATCAACTGGCAAATAGTCCTTCTCAAATGCCCGTGCTTTCAATTCATCAACGACAACATCTGGAACTGGAAATGGTGACTGTCCAAGACCGTATCGAAGAATCTCCCTTCCCTGTCTCACGAGCTCAGCCGAACGCCTATTAATTGCGAGCGTTGCAGACTCTGAGAGCCCATTCAAAGAAGCTGAGACTGACTTTTTCATAAAATACTACGGGAGAAGAAATAAAGCTCTCCTCTCCATATCAGTACCATCGTCGCCGAACTCATATTACTCAATGAATAGAACTCAAGAACTTCTCTACGAAACCAGGTGCGTTCATATCGCTATATCGATTTACACCACATTATCAGGGAATGTTAGGGAGTTATAGCCGCTAACGCTTGACGCACGGGGTGCCCGCTGCCGTGCGTACATCTTTGCATCCTGCTTTGCGCTCTTTTGCGGTACACCGACCTCCTCGAGAGAATCCCACTGGGCATTTATCCCGTACT
This genomic window contains:
- a CDS encoding response regulator encodes the protein MEKPKENILLFIDDEEVIIDVLGKCARLFGYTAYGFTKASDALRWYRQNSRRVNVVCLDMKMPEMSGHQCFREIRKINSTQRTVLMSGFTDKTGVTEMLKEGAEYFFEKPFEIEGFFGWIDSALENEPRGDGERTVRTIQGKAPKRMNKPAA
- a CDS encoding response regulator yields the protein MHVSHLSKSESLMTETTGIKNKKKHNNVLLYDDTGILDQEIKRDLEALGFAIAGIAKNGEEALEISQQHHPDIFIMDLHNKRKIEHIIPAIESGVKKQKTKSPNLLLDTSHPSLQQSLWAHSFFLNGIVENSLPLLQSSIETIHSLIDSEHIPQIEAGALRRVHHHLETLTELINRASLTTDWIGSSFSWIKVSELVKEAAESSANTLTDHQAIEISMHENVPNILGDQELLKHALMEILDNALRYSSHTTNPVTFSVEPIKTTVRNGKSSSKKHMVCFRVIDSGPGISKEELPRLLAPFHSTEENRIGLGLSIALGVVHHHGGWMEFYSANNGGADIRILLPCCI
- a CDS encoding aminotransferase class I/II-fold pyridoxal phosphate-dependent enzyme, which gives rise to MKKSVSASLNGLSESATLAINRRSAELVRQGREILRYGLGQSPFPVPDVVVDELKARAFEKDYLPVDGLYELRKGVAQYFHQQWQIESSAESIMIAPGSKELIFILQLVYSGDILIPTPAWVSYAPQAQIVGRHVSFLETKEENRFLLQASELEQCCRAEPGMPRLLILNYPSNPTGQTYSSEELRALAEVVEKYEIIVLADEIYGETNFLGNHDTLARYYPGGTIVSSGLSKWCGAGGWRLGAFNFPEGLLWLRKAMCVVASETYTSTSAPIQWAAIKAFERGDEMTDYLASSRRILRLLSRYICDQFASSEIRFFEPQGAFYIFPSFENYRERLSKKGIHGSKDLMERLLMETGIAALPGVVFGRAAEELTARFSFVPFDGKLAQEQLAGCSSDEEALSKLLKSCPNITKFPELLLDWLEH